One genomic region from Populus nigra chromosome 8, ddPopNigr1.1, whole genome shotgun sequence encodes:
- the LOC133702407 gene encoding protein DEEPER ROOTING 1, translating into MKLFSWMQNKINGKQGNCRKPNTVLSATQHVKQESREEFSDWPHGLLAIGTFGNNELRDNNEIQDVEEDPSPSDDLQDFTPEEIGKLQKELTELLTRKPSSQDKEKEIANLPLDRFLNCPSSLEVDRRISNTVISDVDNHEDDIERTISVILGRCKDICENNNKKKAIGKRSISFLLKKIFVCTSGFAPQPSLRDTLHESRMEKLLRTLLHKKINPQSTSRASSMKKYIEDRSTPKKHKEDDEKRDKTSNGSKWVKTDSEYIVLEI; encoded by the exons ATGAAG CTGTTCAGCTGGATGCAGAATAAGATTAATGGCAAACAAGGGAACTGCAGAAAACCAAACACAGTGCTTTCAGCTACTC AGCATGTGAAGCAAGAGTCCCGAGAGGAATTTAGCGATTGGCCTCATGGCCTACTTGCAATTGGAACCTTCGGTAACAACGAGCTTCGAGACAATAATGAAATCCAAGATGTTGAAGAGGACCCGTCTCCGTCCGATGATTTACAAGATTTCACACCTGAGGAAATCGGGAAATTGCAAAAGGAGTTGACAGAGCTTTTAACAAGAAAGCCATCTTCTCAGGATAAGGAAAAGGAAATTGCAAACCTTCCATTGGATAGATTTCTTAATTGCCCGTCAAGCTTGGAGGTCGATAGAAGAATCAGTAATACAGTGATTAGCGATGTGGATAACCATGAGGATGATATTGAGAGGACAATCAGTGTCATACTTGGCAGATGCAAAGACATCTGtgaaaacaataataagaagaaaGCTATTGGGAAGAGATCGATCTCTTTCCTTCtcaagaagatatttgtttgtaCAAGTGGGTTTGCTCCACAGCCAAGTTTGAGAGACACTCTTCATGAATCAAGAATGGAGAAG CTTTTGAGAACATTGCTTCACAAGAAGATTAACCCACAGAGTACTTCCCGGGCATCATCAATGAAGAAATATATTGAGGACAGAAGTACTCCGAAGAAGCACAAGGAAGATGATGAAAAACGGGACAAGACCAGTAATGGATCTAAATGGGTCAAGACAGATTCagaat ATATTGTGCTAGAGATTTAA
- the LOC133701375 gene encoding probable nucleoside diphosphate kinase 5 isoform X2 has translation MIPRLFFSVLFLVLSASFPISGSEEKEKTLAMIKPDGLLGNYTERIKEVIMDYGFSILREITAQLDQDSASSFYAEHSSRSFFPSLIKYMTSGPVLVMVLEKENAIADWRTLIGPTDACKAKITHPNSIRAMCGQDSEKNCVHGSDSLLSAQREISFFFEDVTSGETNTTHDEL, from the exons ATGATTCCTCGCCTTTTCTTCTCCGTCCTCTTCCTTGTGCTCTCTGCCTCTTTTCCTATCAG TGGGagtgaagaaaaggaaaagacgtTAGCTATGATCAAGCCAGATGGATTGCTAGGTAATTACACTGAAAGGATAAAGGAGGTTATTATGGATTATGGGTTTAGCATCTTGAGGGAAATTACCGCTCAACTTGACCAAGACAGTGCTTCAAGCTTTTACGCTGAACACTCTTCAAGAAGCTTCTTTCCAAGTCTTATCAAATACATGACAAG TGGTCCAGTTTTGGTCATGGTCTTGGAGAAGGAAAATGCAATTGCTGATTGGCGCACTTTGATTGGACCAACTGATGCATGCAAAGCTAAGATTACTCATCCTAACAG tatCAGAGCAATGTGCGGGCAGGATTCAGAAAAGAACTGTGTTCATGGTTCAGACTCTCTCCTATCAGCTCAAAGGGAAatctcatttttctttgaagATGTAACTtcag GTGAAACAAATACAACACATGATGAGCTCTAG
- the LOC133701375 gene encoding probable nucleoside diphosphate kinase 5 isoform X1 — MIPRLFFSVLFLVLSASFPISSGSEEKEKTLAMIKPDGLLGNYTERIKEVIMDYGFSILREITAQLDQDSASSFYAEHSSRSFFPSLIKYMTSGPVLVMVLEKENAIADWRTLIGPTDACKAKITHPNSIRAMCGQDSEKNCVHGSDSLLSAQREISFFFEDVTSGETNTTHDEL, encoded by the exons ATGATTCCTCGCCTTTTCTTCTCCGTCCTCTTCCTTGTGCTCTCTGCCTCTTTTCCTATCAG CAGTGGGagtgaagaaaaggaaaagacgtTAGCTATGATCAAGCCAGATGGATTGCTAGGTAATTACACTGAAAGGATAAAGGAGGTTATTATGGATTATGGGTTTAGCATCTTGAGGGAAATTACCGCTCAACTTGACCAAGACAGTGCTTCAAGCTTTTACGCTGAACACTCTTCAAGAAGCTTCTTTCCAAGTCTTATCAAATACATGACAAG TGGTCCAGTTTTGGTCATGGTCTTGGAGAAGGAAAATGCAATTGCTGATTGGCGCACTTTGATTGGACCAACTGATGCATGCAAAGCTAAGATTACTCATCCTAACAG tatCAGAGCAATGTGCGGGCAGGATTCAGAAAAGAACTGTGTTCATGGTTCAGACTCTCTCCTATCAGCTCAAAGGGAAatctcatttttctttgaagATGTAACTtcag GTGAAACAAATACAACACATGATGAGCTCTAG